A DNA window from Solirubrobacterales bacterium contains the following coding sequences:
- the rplM gene encoding 50S ribosomal protein L13, with translation MSKTYVATPETRNREWVVVDAEGQTLGRLATQIADQLRGKNKPEYTPHIDTGDFVVVINAEKIEVTGNKLTEKIYYRHTGYPGGLRSRTLEEQLERRPEEVIRKAVKGMIPRTKLGRTQLLKLKVYAGTEHPHQAQNPKVLS, from the coding sequence ATGTCAAAGACATACGTAGCCACGCCCGAGACCCGCAATCGTGAATGGGTCGTAGTAGACGCCGAGGGACAGACCTTGGGACGTCTCGCGACGCAGATCGCGGATCAGCTCCGTGGCAAGAACAAGCCGGAGTACACGCCGCACATCGACACCGGCGACTTCGTGGTCGTGATCAACGCCGAGAAGATCGAGGTCACCGGCAACAAGCTGACCGAGAAGATTTACTACCGCCACACCGGCTACCCCGGTGGACTGCGCAGCCGCACCCTTGAGGAGCAGCTTGAGCGTCGTCCCGAGGAAGTCATCCGCAAGGCCGTCAAGGGCATGATCCCGCGTACCAAGCTTGGCCGCACGCAGCTGCTCAAGCTGAAGGTCTACGCCGGCACCGAGCACCCTCACCAGGCCCAGAACCCGAAAGTACTTTCCTAA
- the rpsI gene encoding 30S ribosomal protein S9, protein MTEEAKTPENEAAPVEEAPAEEATAEETAEAAPEVVRTKETTEVVEEAPVPNPVLALAADARYTATGKRKTAVARVILKPGTGVITVNGRELNEYFPRPTLQMTAKESLEKVNSVDKVDVIAKVHGGGVAAQAGAVRHGIARALLEANADLRGELKRAGFLTRDARVKERKKAGLKKARKRPQFSKR, encoded by the coding sequence ATGACCGAAGAAGCCAAGACTCCAGAGAACGAAGCAGCACCCGTCGAAGAGGCGCCAGCTGAAGAAGCGACGGCGGAAGAGACTGCCGAAGCTGCTCCTGAAGTGGTCAGGACTAAAGAGACGACCGAGGTCGTCGAAGAGGCCCCGGTCCCGAACCCGGTTCTGGCCCTCGCTGCCGACGCGCGCTACACAGCGACCGGCAAGCGCAAGACCGCCGTCGCTCGGGTGATCCTCAAGCCGGGTACCGGCGTGATCACGGTCAACGGCCGTGAGCTCAACGAATACTTCCCACGCCCGACGCTGCAGATGACCGCCAAGGAATCCCTCGAAAAGGTCAACTCAGTCGACAAGGTCGACGTGATCGCAAAGGTTCACGGCGGCGGCGTCGCCGCTCAGGCTGGCGCAGTGCGCCACGGCATCGCTCGCGCGCTGCTCGAGGCCAACGCAGACCTCCGCGGCGAGCTCAAACGCGCCGGCTTCCTGACTCGAGACGCTCGTGTCAAGGAGCGCAAGAAGGCGGGCCTCAAGAAGGCCCGTAAGCGTCCGCAGTTCAGCAAGCGCTAA
- the glmM gene encoding phosphoglucosamine mutase — MRKYFGTDGIRGDAATLLTDELVEKLGRAAVSQLGGAGTRVAILRDTRESGPRIERALARGASLAGADVKLAGVLPTPAAPVLIERLGFELVAVVSASHNPYADNGIKFFGAGGLKLTDAIEAEIEKLIDTPPTDVDAPGAISELHGAEDDYVRALAERFADLDLTGVRVLIDTANGATYLAAPRILRQLGADVTVLADRPDGTNINDGCGSTHLDGLIAEIQRGDYAAGFAFDGDGDRMLAVDSEGRIVDGDELIALAALHLREAGRLPGNGVAVTVMTNYGFHQAMKEAGIEVEITDVGDRYVLEALLEKDWALGGEQSGHVIDRGFVPSGDGTASALLTLEALSAGGRALHDVIPMQKLPQTLVNVRVTDRSAIAGADSVWNAVDAANADLEGRGRVLVRASGTEPLVRVMVEAPTEDEADGVCERLVGLIRSELGRTD, encoded by the coding sequence ATGCGCAAGTACTTCGGAACCGACGGCATCCGTGGCGATGCCGCGACTCTGCTGACCGATGAACTCGTCGAGAAGCTCGGACGCGCTGCTGTGTCCCAACTCGGCGGCGCAGGCACCCGCGTGGCGATCCTGCGCGACACGCGTGAGTCCGGCCCGCGCATCGAGCGTGCGCTTGCACGCGGTGCATCTCTCGCTGGCGCCGATGTGAAGCTCGCGGGCGTACTGCCGACGCCGGCTGCCCCCGTGCTGATCGAGCGACTCGGCTTTGAGCTCGTCGCCGTGGTCAGCGCCTCGCACAACCCTTACGCCGACAACGGCATCAAGTTCTTCGGTGCCGGTGGGCTGAAGCTCACTGACGCGATCGAGGCCGAAATCGAGAAGCTGATCGACACGCCGCCGACCGACGTCGATGCGCCTGGCGCAATCAGCGAACTGCATGGCGCGGAGGACGACTACGTCCGCGCGCTGGCCGAGCGCTTCGCAGATTTGGACCTGACCGGTGTGCGCGTGCTGATCGACACGGCGAACGGCGCCACCTACCTGGCGGCTCCACGCATCCTTCGGCAGCTTGGCGCCGATGTCACAGTGCTCGCTGATCGCCCTGACGGGACCAACATCAACGATGGCTGCGGGTCAACGCATCTTGATGGCCTCATCGCCGAGATCCAGCGGGGCGACTACGCCGCTGGCTTCGCGTTTGACGGGGACGGCGACCGCATGCTCGCCGTGGACAGCGAAGGTCGAATCGTGGACGGCGACGAATTGATCGCGCTCGCGGCACTGCACCTTCGCGAGGCCGGGCGCCTTCCGGGCAACGGCGTGGCGGTCACCGTGATGACCAACTATGGGTTTCATCAGGCGATGAAGGAGGCCGGCATCGAGGTTGAGATCACCGACGTCGGCGACCGTTACGTACTTGAAGCGCTGCTTGAGAAGGACTGGGCGCTCGGCGGCGAGCAGTCAGGCCATGTGATTGATCGCGGTTTTGTTCCGTCTGGCGACGGCACAGCCAGTGCGCTTCTCACGCTCGAGGCGCTCAGCGCGGGCGGCAGGGCATTGCACGATGTGATTCCGATGCAGAAGCTGCCCCAGACGCTCGTGAATGTCCGTGTGACTGACCGATCAGCGATCGCAGGCGCGGACAGCGTCTGGAACGCGGTCGACGCGGCAAATGCAGACCTTGAAGGGCGAGGCCGGGTTCTGGTCCGTGCCTCGGGCACCGAACCGCTCGTTCGCGTGATGGTTGA